AATGATCTCCCGAGAACTTTTCTGACAATAGCGAACAAGGACACATCACCTGGCTTGCAAAGTTCATATAACTTTTCCAGAACAATAAAAGGGATCTGATTCTCAAGCAGGAGCAAGTCTGTGTAGAACTTCGAAACATTTACCCTCTCTTGGCTCTCTGGCTGGTAGAGAGGATGGTCGGACTTTGCTTCCTCTTTATCAAAGTTGAAATGCATCTCTTTCTTATGATTGAGAAAGAGAAGCAAGTCTAATATAAAACAACCATCATAAACCATCATTTGAACGAAGTCATCGCTATTACCGAGTTTCTCGGTTTCGGAATAACACTCCCTGAGATccttttcaatttcaagtgaaCGTATTGTTTTCAAGCAATTCAACAAGTAATCTACCTCTTTATTCTTGATAAAGTAGCCGAGGCACTGCTTCTTGATCACCTCCATCATTTGGACCTGAGGCTTGTCGCGGTGGTAGGGCCCGATGGCGACCACCTGGGGCTCGAGCCACTTACGGTCTATGTGCTTGAACCCATCAGAAGACTTGTAGATGCAACGCTTTCCACCGGTGTCTGTTTTGCGAGGTGAATTAGATGGATTACTCTTGGAGATCTCGCTTTTCATCTTGGCTAGGAGGCGCTTGTCAATATCGCGCTCGTCAATATCGACTTCGACGACGTGACTAGCTTCTCCTTCCCCAGTTTCCATCGTGGAGTACTCAGTGCGTTTCTTGATGGCCGGCCCATTTCAAACTCTCGGCCATGTCGCAAAATTATCCTTCCGCAATACCAATTTTCTTATTggatttttggtgttttagatCGATTATGGTCTTGGACTCTTGGGTGTGAAGTTGAAGCTGGTGTGTGGCGCTGTATTAAATGGAGGTTTTATCCGGGTTTGCGGGAGACATGTTAGGATTGGGCAGAAATTGGAGATGTGTGATGAAAATTCCGGATCCCACGAACTTTTATGGAGAACGTATTAAATGTTGAATGAGACGGAGAAATATTTCGTTTGACTGGTAGACGACGCCGATTTCAGAAAAAGACTCATATCATAGATNNNNNNNNNNNNNNNNNNNNNNNNNNNNNNNNNNNNNNNNNNNNNNNNNNNNNNNNNNNNNNNNNNNNNNNNNNNNNNNNNNNNNNNNNNNNNNNNNNNNATGGGATCGGAGACCGCAAATCATGGTTCTTGAGTAGAAAAAAGAAcatgttcatttctttttaaataaccATAAATAAGATCGCAATGCCTGGGGAATAGATGTGTTCATTAGAATGTGCCTAATGTCAATGAAGTCAACAGTATTTTCCATATCATCCCAATTGAACCTCAAAGACACCATAACCCAAATCGCAAGCTTGTATCCAATAGAGAGTGAGGGCAGGTTTGGCATATGTACAGAAATAGTTATTCGATCTAGATATGAGGAATAGAATATAGCTGGAATTACTATTTCCTGGATCAGTACTGGAATTCTCCTAAAATGAGGAATAGTGATCATCTTAATAAAAAGGTATGGAATAGCTATTTTCTCAATAATAGAATAGCTCTAAAAATGATTTCCCCCAAAATAACTATATGTTTTTTTCCTGGGCACCAAAAAAACCTTTCACtgggtggccaaccactccCATGGATGACCAATTTCTTGTGTGCctaggaaaaaatattttgagaaaaatgactTTTTGGGAGCTAGGCATTACAAACCTGCAATTGAGAAAAATTTAAGTACCAATTGCAGGTTTGGTACTAAGTTTTGTAGGATATTTCGGGCCTTCCAGTGATATTTTGTAATAACAAGACTATCATTGAGGAATTAAAAAGTTCAAATACGCATCAATACATTCAATAcagcattacaaataaaacgtTTGCCTTGCAAGCACAGAGCTTACTCGCAGCAAAATCGCTTCACTACAACAAAAGCTCAAAAGTAACACAACTAACTAAAATAGCTTCACACACTTACAGAGCCATGATCGAGTTTAGTTTTTTGGATGCTGATATGCATAAATGGTGAAGTGGGTCTGCAAATATGTAAGAACTAATAGCACAAACGCAACAAATGCCGAAATCAACAACCATGGCTTGCCAAAATACTCTCGCTTGAAGCTCGTCCACTGCCATTTGGCCCAATGCAACCTTTTTCTATCAAAGTAGTCGTTTACATCTTCgaaaaaatccaacaaatagTCGTTATCGATTTTATAATCTCTATATATAGTCAAGTCCTTGCCCAAGTTGTTGATGAAAACCGCAGCGTCGTTGTCGGTGCCAAAGGAATTCGCAATGATGCGACGGTCACAAAGGTACTCGATGTCCTTGTCGGTGTTGACAAGGCCATCCAAGAAGGTAGCGTAAATCGAGAAGTGCGTGGAACATCTGTGGCACTGCTCGAATGCCACGCAGTTCACTAAGAATGAGCACATTTCGTGGTCAAGAGCTATAACGGGCATTTCAATCACACCTCTCTTGAATTTCACCTCCAAGAAGCTGTCCGCCATATCTCCCTTGATCTTAATGCCCACACGGCGTAACTTGGTGACACAGGGAGAGGGAATTGGACTGAATAGTTTGAACTGCCTCCAGTACTGCTTCTCAGAAAAGAAGAAGCGCATCCACGGCTTCTCATTATGACCGGGTGGGATAAATAGTGACCGAACAAGGTCCAGCAAATGCAACCATTCGGTCGGAGGCCTGTTTCTATGGATTATTGGATACAATGATCTCCCGAGAACTTTTCTGACAATAGCGAACAAGGACACATCACCTGGCTTGCAAAGTTCATATAACTTTTCCAGAACAATAAAAGGGATCTGATTCTCAAGCAGGAGCAAGTCTGTGTAGAACTTCGAAACATTTACCCTCTCTTGGCTCTCTGGCTGGTAGAGAGGATGGTCGGACTTTGCTTCCTCTTTATCAAAGTTGAAATGCATCTCTTTCTTATGATTGAGAAAGAGAAGCAAGTCTAATATAAAACAACCATCATAAACCATCATTTGAACGAAGTCATCGCTATTACCGAGTTTCTCGGTTTCGGAATAACACTCCCTGAGATccttttcaatttcaagtgaaCGTATTGTTTTCAAGCAATTCAACAAGTAATCTACCTCTTTATTCTTGATAAAGTAGCCGAGGCACTGCTTCTTGATCACCTCCATCATTTGGACCTGAGGCTTGTCGCGGTGGTAGGGCCCGATGGCGACCACCTGGGGCTCGAGCCACTTACGGTCTATGTGCTTGAACCCATCAGAAGACTTGTAGATGCAACGCTTTCCACCGGTGTCTGTTTTGCGAGGTGAATTAGATGGATTACTCTTGGAGATCTCGCTTTTCATCTTGGCTAGGAGGCGCTTGTCAATATCGCGCTCGTCAATATCGACTTCGACGACGTGACTAGCTTCTCCTTCCCCAGTTTCCATCGTGGAGTACTCAGTGCGTTTCTTGATGGCCGGCCCATTTCAAACTCTCGGCCATGTCGCAAAATTATCCTTCCGCAATACCAATTTTCTTATTggatttttggtgttttagatCGATTATGGTCTTGGACTCTTGGGTGTGAAGTTGAAGCTGGTGTGTGGCGCTGTATTAAATGGAGGTTTTATCCGGGTTTGCGGGAGACATGTTAGGATTGGGCAGAAATTGGAGATGTGTGATGAAAATTCCGGATCCCACGAACTTTTATGGAGAACGTATTAAATGTTGAATGAGACGGAGAAATATTTCGTTTGACTGGTAGACGACGCCGATTTCAGAAAAAGACTCATATCATAGATGATGCCAGCTAATGTAAAAGTAAAACGACGTTCCATCAGGTGTCGCTCCCACACAAAAATTTTCCCCTAAAACTCAAGGCAAAATTTTTCCCTTACCCTTAAAAGAGCATTGATTCTTTATATGgagttttttttccttaaatttagagaaaatgtcaaaaaaaaaaatcataaaaagtcACTTAGAGCAAACTCCTTAAATGATCCTTAAATATAAGAATCGCTActtgtgattattaaaatagaaagaaaaaaaatgtttctctcTCCTGAACAATTAAagaagtacaaaaataaaaacgtaaaaaaaaataaagaaaaataaagaattgatatttaattaatatagagAATAATAAAGAGAGCTATTATAGAGTATATTAAAATATagagcaaaaagtagtttgaatccttaTATATGTAAGGAAAATAAGGAGAGACATTTTCTCCTATTAATAACAATAActcattatttcaacaaaaaaaaataataacaataactcATATTAACAActcaatgaaaataaaacacaattatcttaaaaaatatatataaaaaaataaaaaaaataataaaaaaacaacagcTTTTTATGATTAATATCTTTAGTTTCATCTCTATCAGGCATGCCCTTTCTTTAAATAGTTTTTTCCTCACCAAATTCCATTTAGCCAAGAACaatctttctttgtttgatgTGAAAGATTTCGTAGAAGTTGTTTTGGATTCACAgaacactttctttttttgtttttttttttttttttaagttttatgcGTGTCATCCTTGCGTATGGGCCATTATTCTCTGTATCGTTTCAATTTTATCGGAAGTCCCGAATGTCTGATTAACAGCACGCTTTCAGTGCAGTAGATTACGGTATATATATGTCGGTAGACTTGGTACAATCGAGTGGTTGGAATTACAAGTATATCTCTCAATCCTACTCACAGGTCGTTTACGGATATGCTCTCGGAGGCCGGCTATATTGCGTGAGCAGAGTAATATTCCCCATGTAGCCTACATTGCGTGAGGGATCAGGATCCCTGACCATCTTAAAAAAATTGCTCATcaactttttctcaaatcttcgACCATTTAATGTCATTCAATAGCCACAATTTCGCCACATGTCCtaattaaagataaataataaaatattatttattttaaaaaaatattataatattaaaattttaaaaaataaaataaaattggagtGACCGCCCACCCCAACTGAGCCATGagagtggcttcggccaccccagggACACCAATAAAAACTTGTTGTATCAATTATATTCCTGTGAGGTAaataaaaaacatgatttttttttttcccctttcttccCTCAAAAAGCATAACGGTTGgtaataaaaaacaatgaattctgttttatttttctttttttacgcACAGCCTTTAAGATCATAGATCCATAATGTCTAACTTTAGTAATATATTAACAGTAAAAAATCTAGCTTATGAATTTAGCTAAATCTACCAACGAAATAAGGAAGAGAACAAAGAAACAGAGAAGAAATTCAGCCCCGGCTGCCACCGTCAAATAATTTTCGTGAAACGTAGGGCCATCACTCCCGTAGGCAGAAGAAATTCAGTCCACCGGACCACcatcaaatcaaataattgaGTGCTAAGCTACTTTTTTCAAATCACTTAGGGGCATACATCAAATCAATTTATAGTTGCAAGAGTACCATttaggctatgtttggcaaaataatgaatttgaagaaGTGGATAGAAATTATACTAGATTTGATGaatgtcagaaaaaaaaaaaaagtaagaaatttttgtataaaaaaatgaaattttttttgttttatattgatttttttatttgaatagtaataaaaaatgattaatgtaatataaaaagtaagaatgttgaggttgatgttgaaaataattttttgaaattttgggtcCGGTTCGGTCCACTAAGTGTGTTTggtaaaggaaaaaattaaaaattttcaatttttattttgttataaaaattgaaaatttttgttttgttttataacttttttaaataaaaatttccgtttaaaaaaaattaacaattttagttttagaaaataaaactttttcgttttctaaaaaaaaaaaattaaataaaaatttccgtttttttttttaaaaaaattatttatttgttgaatttataggaatatttttgtcttattgataaatatataggggcatttttacatttttgttaGCATTgaggggatattgacaatgttttggtagtttgagggcaTTGTTACAATTCAAAGTtttgaggggacattgtcaatttggtgGTGGCTTGAGaagagtatgtggactttaccctattatattttattatgaaaCTAACTTTTGGAttatttgcattaaaaatatactttaatttagagaaaagaagaagaagtatgaaagaaaaagaacattagAAAATTAAAGTAAAGAACTTTCACATTTGGAGTCTTTAGGTTTACATTTAGAGAGCATGCATTACATTTGGACTCTCGGAAAGTTCACGTAAGTGTAAACTTCTGCGCCTACCATGTGATTTATTGGGCCACAACTAGAGTTCACTTGGGTTGCATCTCCACTTATTTCCCTACTCCCCCCTCTCTCCCCCTTTGTAGTGGCAAAGATCCACCTCCCActatttagttgtttttttttccctgttttggtttcttggattcttattacaaaaaaaaaaataataataataaataataaataaataattaacattGAGTAAAGAGTTTGCTAAATAGTatattttgtgagttttgttaaaatattgggtaaattacctttttagtatctaagtttgcacttttttttttcttatctggGTTTCAAATCCTATCACAAATAATAACTGACCAACTTAGTACATTTGTTGTGTTCCGTTAGCCAAAACTAACGAAATTTCACATGTCGTCACAGACAAATGTCACGTGTcctacaaaaattaaaattgttaaaaataataatattaaaaacaattaaaaactaaaccctaaaaaaatgaatattattgtggcccagccacccccaaggcttgTCTAGGGGTAGCCGAACCActcccaatggccaaaatgggttGACAGGGCCACCTCataaattttcaacttttttttttttttttcaaggtttagttttttaattttgtaattatttttatttttttaggacactTGGCATTTGTACGTGACGATACGTGTGATGAAATGTGACTAATGTACTAAGTTGATATTTTTCCATAAGTCAGATATCATTTGTTATAAGATTTGAACCTCaggtggaaaaaaataaaaacgtgcaaactaggtactaaaaaagtaatcaaccctaaaattttaaagaaaaactaaaaataaagatttcatTGTGAATACTTTATACTTCTagcttttctttaaaattttaacaaaattcacaaaatacatcattAACAAACTCTCTattcaatattaaatttaattattgtcgGTGATGCTCTCTATTGTAATTATAATGTTAAATTAAGGTGATTATTGTATAATGAATTAAGGTGATTATTGTAATTGATTATAATCACTAAAGTCCACAGCACGAATAGCCATGCATGGACCATATTCCAGATATTTTATTACCCACTTTTTCTATAATTCTACACATCTTCAGAGGAGCTTGGATTTTACATTGTAGACAAAACATGAATGGCATGTGAAAATGTGATCAATCATCTGTGGAATTTGCTTGGCCAAAGAAAAAGTAATGGAGGAATTGAATTTTTCACAAGCACGGCATAAGAACGTGCCACATGCACAAATATCTTGGTATATATTTTTCAcgcttacaaattcaatgaaccaaaaaaataaaaaaataaaaggtgcaACATGTGAACTACCTAATTCAAACAACCATGTGCAACCGTAAAAAGAGATTCTATTAAATGAATGATGCGatgttatgtattttttttttaatattaaaaacaaaattatcattaaaggTCATTAAAACCATGTGCGGCCAGCAGTATGACAATCACAAAATTAACCTTTAATCTTATCCGAATTCTCAGAGCAAAGACTTAGATAGGATAGAGCCGATAGGCCAAGGGATGACCTTTAAAATACTCTTCAACTTTGTCCGAACACCTGTTGAATAACAATTACAATAGAAAGGTAGCAACAGATCAAGGGAcggataaaaaattaaaaacaacaaaGTTATCGGGAAAATAAAAGGTcataagaaaacaacaaaaaaattcacaaaacagCAACATTGGCGAAGGAAGGCCAGCATGTGTTAGCTATTCGCCGGCGCGTGAAGACATCCCATAGGCAATGGGCAAGAGAGCACTACGTACATGAGACCGGCCAGCAACAACGGCGGTATGCAGCGGAAGGGAGGAATGGAGGCGTCACGCGCATCGTAGAGATGTATGTGGTAATGAACgcatgaaaattttataaataatattaaagaaaattccTGTAACTTTGTAAAATTGTGTGAATTTATCAATGTGTTCTGACCAGtcgatgaaaaagaaaataaaggggCTTTATATGTGTTGTTCATCTTTTCCGAATACTGACAGTGGAAGTGGGACATGCAGTTGTGGTAAGGTTTGCTCCACCAGTGGCAAAACCTACAATCATGAAGCAAAAAAGATGGATATcccaaatataataatataattcttGCCATACTCCTTAATTTGGTGAaaaagcacaaccaaaaatacaaaaattaataattacgACCAGATCTCTGCTTTCTTTTCACCTTccacaaaacaaacacatcatcATCTCTCTACCAGAATCCCAATTCGAAAGTATCAGCCTGACTGTCTCTAGCTAGTCGAgagtaatttattttatgggtGCTTTGGGATTTGCTTGTGAAAAACCATATTAAGTTGTACCGGTTAATTCTTGGAGGCGTTTCAGTCCTTTTaacatcttatatatatatgtttctgaGCACATTCAATCAAGATTTAGATGTGGAAGGCCAACTTATCACGTTGTCCTTTGAGCTCGTCAGGGCAGACTTTAATAAATTACAGCCTATTTTTACCAACCAATGAAATGTAGAAGTAAAACATCAGTTAGTTTCGCTTATTGATCATCAATTAAATTAGATGGATGATTTCACTTCCAGATATATTTTAGACGGCAAGTAGACTCAAATGTAAATGCAATGAAAGCTAAGATAAAATGGATATGGGCAAAGCAAACTCTCCCTTAGAACATAATTTGTCATGGACCATTTGTACACTCGTTAATTagcaaaataatcaaaaaaataaaatgaaagtgaTTTGGTGCATTTGTAGAAGCCCAGCAACCAGGTCTCATTCTCATTGCAGGATTGATACTTCCTTTCGTAGGATAGGCggatcaaaaaagaaaaaaaaagaaaaaaaaagaaaaaaaaagaaatcttttgGGTGTTCCAgtcatattttgaaataaataaggcCATCATTAAGGAATAGAAAATTCACCCATGCATCCACAAACTAGCATTTTACATATACACGCCCTCTTTCACTAAACTTTCTGCCTCGCATGCGCAGGGCTTACCCTTGGCAAAATAAGTTCACTATACAAGAACAGAAAAGAGACACAGTAAACTAGAAGAGCACACAGATGTTACAAATTCAACATCCTCCTGGAACTGTTATCAAACAGTATTTATTGTGCGAAAGGAGGCGGAGGAAAGGGTTTAGTGTTTAGGATCCATGGCATAGTAGGTCTGCAAAAACGTAAGTACTAAGAGCACAAAGGCAACCAATGCCGAAATCCACAACCATGGCTTATTAAAATACTCACCCTTGAAGCTTGTCCAATGCCGATGTAACCTATTTTGATAATAAGCATTGACACGATAGCACAACCAAAAGAAATCAAAGTAACCCCAATCAAAGGTCACGCATTTTCCCAAATTGTTAATGAAGGTAACAGCGTCTGTCTCAATGTAATTTTCAATGACACCATAGTCACACAGGTAGTCAACATCCCCGGCGGTGTTCACAAGGCAGTCTAACAATAAAGCATAAACTGAGAAATGCTGGGAACACTTTCTGTGGGATTGCTCGAAAGCCACGCAGTTCACCAAGAAAGAGCACATTAAATCATTGAGAATTATTTTCGGCATCTCAATAACACCGTGCTCGAAGTTAACCTTCGAGAAGTTGTCATTTTCTCGTGGTTTGACTTTGATCCCTGCGCGGCGGAGCTTCGAGATAGAGGGGATATTGACTGGTATGTACGCTAGAGGCAATTCTTTATCATTGTGACGCATGGCTTCATCATGACCGGGTTGGCGGATAAAAATGGACCGAACCATGTGCAGCAAATGCAAGCATTTGTGCTCTTGGAGCCTAGAGGAATAGTCTTCGTAGCCTCGAATTCCCAGTATACTTGAAAAAACTTCTGCGCTGATCATAAACAACAAGGATATATCTTTAGAATCTTTACTGTCGAAAGTCATATTggaaatttcaaataattttacTAGAACAAAAAATGGGATCTGATTCTCAAGCAGGAGCAAGTCGCGGTAGATCTGTTGTAATTTTACCCTCTCCATAGCTATCGGGGCGAGAGGGTGGCCATCCCAGTCCTCTTTCTTACTCTGGATTATTCCAAGTTTGTAAGTGAAGTAAGTAAAGCCAAGGCATTCTAATATAAAACAACCATCAACAACCATTATTTCAAGGAAATCATAGTCGTCTGGGTTGATCTTTTTGGAATAACACTCGGTGGCTTTGCTTAGAAGCGGACGTATGATGTCTACGTAGCGCTTTAAGTTTGACTTGTTCCTTTTGAGAACGTATTCGAGGCACTGCCACTTTAATTGCTTCGTCATAATCTGGAGCTCATGTTTGCGACTGTGAAGGGGCCCGATGGAGACTATCTGAGGCGCGTCGTATGACGTCTTACCGTTCATCTTCCTGAACCTCTCGGGAAGCTTGAAGATGCAACGGTCTTCACTCGTCACGGTGGGTTCGCTAGGTAACAGTGGGTTATTGATCCTCATCTGCTCTTCCATCTTCTGGGCTTGGCCGCCACCATCGCCCTCCTCTGGAATATTGATTAAGTGACTGGTTTCTCCTTCTACAGAATTGCCTCCCATCGTGAAACTGAATTTTGATGTCTTAGACAATGGGTATGTCGACGTTCAAACAAATGTGGCAGGTGAAGACTATATCTATTCGGCCAGTCCAAACTAACATTCAAGCATTCGAGTTGAAGGGGTTGTTTGGTAAATACCATTCcacattttcacccctagatattgttcatattttggtgagaaaaaaaaatgtaagtaatgaatggtatagaaaagtgaaaaaaatagtattgaaaagtaaaaagttttggttttgtaggttttttttttttttttttttgaatagtaataaaaataaatgatttgatataaaagtgagaatgttttgatcttcattttttga
Above is a genomic segment from Corylus avellana chromosome ca9, CavTom2PMs-1.0 containing:
- the LOC132191657 gene encoding UPF0481 protein At3g47200-like, with amino-acid sequence MGGNSVEGETSHLINIPEEGDGGGQAQKMEEQMRINNPLLPSEPTVTSEDRCIFKLPERFRKMNGKTSYDAPQIVSIGPLHSRKHELQIMTKQLKWQCLEYVLKRNKSNLKRYVDIIRPLLSKATECYSKKINPDDYDFLEIMVVDGCFILECLGFTYFTYKLGIIQSKKEDWDGHPLAPIAMERVKLQQIYRDLLLLENQIPFFVLVKLFEISNMTFDSKDSKDISLLFMISAEVFSSILGIRGYEDYSSRLQEHKCLHLLHMVRSIFIRQPGHDEAMRHNDKELPLAYIPVNIPSISKLRRAGIKVKPRENDNFSKVNFEHGVIEMPKIILNDLMCSFLVNCVAFEQSHRKCSQHFSVYALLLDCLVNTAGDVDYLCDYGVIENYIETDAVTFINNLGKCVTFDWGYFDFFWLCYRVNAYYQNRLHRHWTSFKGEYFNKPWLWISALVAFVLLVLTFLQTYYAMDPKH
- the LOC132191656 gene encoding UPF0481 protein At3g47200-like, with the protein product METGEGEASHVVEVDIDERDIDKRLLAKMKSEISKSNPSNSPRKTDTGGKRCIYKSSDGFKHIDRKWLEPQVVAIGPYHRDKPQVQMMEVIKKQCLGYFIKNKEVDYLLNCLKTIRSLEIEKDLRECYSETEKLGNSDDFVQMMVYDGCFILDLLLFLNHKKEMHFNFDKEEAKSDHPLYQPESQERVNVSKFYTDLLLLENQIPFIVLEKLYELCKPGDVSLFAIVRKVLGRSLYPIIHRNRPPTEWLHLLDLVRSLFIPPGHNEKPWMRFFFSEKQYWRQFKLFSPIPSPCVTKLRRVGIKIKGDMADSFLEVKFKRGVIEMPVIALDHEMCSFLVNCVAFEQCHRCSTHFSIYATFLDGLVNTDKDIEYLCDRRIIANSFGTDNDAAVFINNLGKDLTIYRDYKIDNDYLLDFFEDVNDYFDRKRLHWAKWQWTSFKREYFGKPWLLISAFVAFVLLVLTYLQTHFTIYAYQHPKN